One genomic segment of Gottschalkia acidurici 9a includes these proteins:
- a CDS encoding metal ABC transporter permease: protein MDILQYDFMQRALIIGIIVSLNCSTIGLFLVLRRFSMVGDTISHVALAGVALGMVMGVYPIYTAIIVSILASLGIEKLRKAYAKYSELALSIVLAGGIGIASLLISLDKGNTNGIMGYLFGSIALVTDKDLYTITLLGSIILISIIFLYRGLFSITFDEESARFSGIKVKAINIYFSILVALTITLSMRIVGILLVSSLMTLPVAASLQISKSFKSALIYSNLFGLISVILGLFISFYLDLAPGGSIVIVSLILLITTIVMKRIVSLVRI from the coding sequence ATGGATATTTTACAATATGACTTTATGCAGAGAGCATTAATAATAGGAATAATAGTATCTTTGAATTGTTCTACTATAGGGCTATTTTTAGTCTTAAGAAGATTCTCTATGGTAGGAGATACAATATCACATGTGGCACTAGCAGGAGTTGCACTAGGAATGGTCATGGGAGTATACCCTATATATACAGCTATAATAGTTTCTATATTAGCATCGCTTGGAATAGAAAAGCTAAGAAAAGCTTATGCTAAATATTCTGAACTTGCTTTATCTATAGTTCTTGCAGGTGGGATCGGTATAGCCAGTTTACTAATAAGTTTAGACAAAGGAAATACTAATGGAATTATGGGGTATTTATTTGGCAGTATAGCACTAGTTACGGACAAAGACTTGTATACTATAACTCTACTTGGAAGTATAATCTTAATTTCTATTATATTTCTATACAGGGGTCTCTTCTCTATAACATTTGATGAAGAAAGTGCAAGATTTTCTGGTATAAAAGTAAAGGCGATAAATATATACTTTTCAATTCTTGTTGCATTAACTATTACACTATCAATGAGAATAGTAGGAATACTTCTAGTATCATCTCTTATGACACTACCAGTCGCAGCAAGTTTACAAATATCTAAAAGCTTTAAAAGTGCTTTAATATATTCAAATCTTTTTGGACTCATATCTGTAATACTTGGACTTTTTATTTCATTTTATCTAGATTTAGCCCCTGGAGGAAGCATAGTTATAGTATCACTAATTTTACTTATAACTACTATTGTCATGAAAAGAATAGTGAGCTTGGTTAGAATATAG
- a CDS encoding helix-turn-helix domain-containing protein, with protein sequence MRIGEKIRRLRVKHSLTQEELANRCELTKGFISQVERDLTSPSIATLVDILDGLGTNLKDFFNEIQEEKIVFVKDDVFETENEELKYVLQWLIPNAQKNQMEPIMIELDGGGKSKEDYPHEGEEFGYVLSGNIYLYIGSQRYKVKKGESFYFKAHANHYIENAGKAKAKVLWVSTPPSF encoded by the coding sequence GTGAGAATCGGAGAGAAAATTAGGCGTCTAAGAGTGAAACACTCACTGACCCAGGAAGAACTTGCGAATAGGTGTGAACTTACTAAAGGATTCATATCGCAAGTAGAGAGAGACTTAACATCTCCATCTATAGCAACACTTGTGGATATTTTGGACGGATTAGGAACAAATCTAAAAGATTTTTTCAATGAAATACAAGAAGAAAAAATTGTCTTTGTTAAAGATGATGTTTTTGAAACGGAAAATGAAGAGCTAAAATATGTACTACAGTGGTTAATACCAAATGCCCAAAAAAATCAGATGGAACCTATAATGATAGAACTAGATGGAGGGGGGAAATCAAAAGAAGATTATCCTCATGAGGGGGAAGAATTCGGATATGTTTTAAGCGGAAACATATATCTATATATAGGAAGTCAGAGATACAAGGTAAAGAAAGGTGAAAGTTTTTACTTTAAAGCTCATGCGAATCACTATATAGAAAATGCAGGAAAAGCAAAGGCAAAAGTATTGTGGGTGAGTACACCACCTAGTTTCTAA